GAACAAGGTGGCTGGCGCATGTCTGAAGAGCTCTGCTTTTCaactctttgtttttcttgagcCAGCAGATGAGAGCTATTCTGAAATAAGTGACAGCTATGCCTCCCATTgagcaaccaaacagcaacacagtgAAAAAGAGTCCATAGATATTGTTGATGGACACATCCTCGCAAGAAAGCTTGAACAGTGATGCGTTGTCACAGTAAGCATTCTGTATAAAGGATCTGCAGCGAGAAAGCCTCACTGTGAGACCTATCAGAACAGACACCAGCACTAATGACACCCCCCATGCACTTGCCGACAGCCCGATCACAGTTTTGGTTGTCATAATGGAGCTGTACCTCAAAGGGTGACATATTGCTACATATCTGTCAATTGCCATAATGATGAGAATCATATGGGAGGCTGAGCCAAATGTGTGGCTGTGAAAGGCCTGAGCCACACACTGGTTATAGGTGATAAAGCGTTCTGTTGAGATGATGTGAGCCATCAGCCGAGGCAGGAGGACTGTGTTACCAATTAGATCGTTAATAGACAGGTTACAAAAAAGAATATACATGGGCTGGTGCAAACTCTTCTCAGTGATGATAAGCACAAGGACACCAATGTTAGAAAAAAGCAGGgtaaagtaaacaaacagcagTAAGAAGAATATAGGGTATGTGAACTGTGGAGATATGTCAAAGCCTTGGATGGTGAGGATATCACTGGTCATGTTGCTTTCCATTCCGATTAAACTGACGAAAGACCTAAAAAGAGTGAAATGTTAGAAGCTTGATTTGAAACATATCAAATATTGAATAGaacacaacaaccacagcaTTAAACATTTCAGGTGGCATATTGGTCATCATTCTGTTATTTATAGCATAATTTATCCTAATATTATGTTGCAATAGCCTTCTATGAAATTAGGAAATCATGTTAAGTTGAACTCATGCATGTTAATACATCTGCATTGAACATCATGGTACATTTTATGCTTAGCTCGTATAATCTTTTATAATCATGTGACtcttttataatctatttaatatatattataatcatgttaatatacattataatcatgttaggatgaatgacttcatgttcttctctgtataaatgctgtaatgatgtaattgtgaaataattgtttgatttaatgtggacccaaggaagaatagtcttcatctctatgaagactaatggggatccaaaggatacaataaacaaaggatacaatttaacaatatacagaaagtgaaaaaaaaaaaatatgaataataatttaaataatataaaaaataatacttacTTTTTGACAGTTAATTTCAGTCTCCTTCTACCGTAGAAATAGTGTAACCATttgagtaaaaatgtgttctgtggTGGCAGGGGCAATTATAACATAAAACTGAACATGaagatgttactttttccacaatAAATCTACAATAAATGCTAAACCACAATGATGCTGAACTATCCtgtacatataaataataaatgcacaaTACAACATACAATCAGGCAGAGTCAAAGTGTTGTTTTGTTGGAAAAACCTGCAGCATTTGTTCTCTCTATACATTGCCTGTGGAGATGGGAATCTCAACTCAGCAGCTGTATTTTGACCTCTTATATCAGGATATCAGGCGTGAGTACCATGTGACATCAATTCCCTGTCCTCACCTTCAGAACGCCAgtgttttattaaacaaaagttAGGCTCCTTGTACAACAGTCGGGGttttaaatgaaaagtgcactgcaaaaaaggtgtgactaaaaacaagataaaaacactaaatctgagggaaatgatcttgctgcatggacggataatttcacttgacaagatttcttaaattaagataagataattaagataattaaaataagcatgttgaacacttaaaatacgaaaataactcttaaaacaagataaatgatctcacacttctaaatctaaagttttttttatcttggtaagaaacaaataatttgaagtgcactctgcttgggccagttcatcgctgcttgcagctttaattcatcttgttttaagagttaatttcttattttaagcgtttaacatgcttatttctagatttaataatcttaatttaagaaatcttgtcaagtgaaattatctgtccatgcagcaagataatttccctcagatttaatgtttttagacacaccttttttgcagtgtgaagttTGTCAGTCTCAGTAATCTACaaatttaatctaatctaatctatttGTTAGAATGTGTTTTTTACTCTACTCATTCTACTCACATGTTTACTATCTGTGTCTTTCACCACAAATAGATATCACCTTATTAGGAAAGTGCATATGTTAAAAAAGCAGATTCTCTGTCTCAGAGACAGATATGTCATGAAGATTCTTGTCATACTTGTTGAGAAACCTGATGTGAGAAACCGACACATGTAAACTCTTGAGCTTGCCCATATAAACTAGACCTACAATGTAACTATTCTTTCATCTGGTGCATGTGACATGTATCCGGAGCTCTGTGTCCATAACATTTACCATCGTTACTACCATTTAGCTCCTTACGTAATAGTAAGATGCATTGAGCAATTCTCTGTGTGCTTTCCTCCGTCAtcaaaccacacaaaaacacatcatataactattctaatctaatctttttaaaaagataattgCATATGAATTTAGGATCTGTAGGCAATGGGGTGGGAAGAATTTGGTATTGAAAGTTTTCTCGTTTACTTTTGTAGTCTGAGTAGTAATGAACTATCACATTTGAGCTGAATTAGACTGAATACAGGTAAAACTTCTGTGGCAGACCTGGCCAAAATGCAATCCCAGAACCCATCGGCTGTTGCCTGAAGCAGttatacctttttatttttattccactaTATAGATTAGTGGTCGAccaatacaggttttttaatgccgatgccgattattttgacatcagtcttaaccgatccccgatatgtgctgtcgattttttgggccgattcttgaagccgatattgccttttctccctccatttacatgataaaaatgacaaaatgataacaaatgttacacaagtcttaatttaaacaaaaaaagagacatttattaacaaaacaaacattcttCTGCTGGAtcttgctttcttttttgtatgctgttgtaggcctcgaggtggtggcgcctcagatgagtcCACATACTTGATGTGTATTTGTtctttccggtatcagcagcagctcaacagagaatggcagatgttgcatcgagccttgcctggtgttggctcagtgaaatgggctaattgatcggcaaACACAGGCATGTATCGGCTGATGcggatacaagtaaaaaacgcaaatattggcccgatatatcggccgacCGATGTTTTGGTCGACTAATATAGATATATCTTTATAGAGATTAGAACACATAATGTCTGGGCccaaaacaccaacaaaaacTGTAGATTAAGCTGCTAATCATACTAAAAACAGATACATCAGAACACAAGAAATGTTGGCTGCTGCCTCCTGTCATACCAATTAATGgataacaacaaagacaacaacaacaacaacaacaacaattaacaacaaagcaataaacaaacaataacaattgaATTTTACATTAGCTAGAATAACCATCTAAGTTGTTTTTCCTCCACCAACCAGCAAAGTTGCAGTTCAATATCCATGTCTCTCCAGACTCATATCTAGTCGTGACATTAGACAATTcttcaaatatggatgttgtTTCAAAGAAGCTACAAATTCTATAAATTGGATGCTTTTCATACATCTTCAAGCTGGCAGCATAGAAGAGCTATACAGTCAACACAGAAGTATTGTGGTCACCCAAGATACTAAGTGTCACCAATTCAGTATCTGACCAAAATGTTTACacttctgttcctgagttatggAGTTAAATAATGCCCAAATATGTGTTTTCCCCCCAGAATATTATGATGTCATAGTGAatttaacctttgaccttttagatataaaatgtcatatcTTCATCATTTATCCTTATTCTAGACATTAGCATTCCTTGGAGGCAAGAGAGCAAATGTCTGAATCACATTGTAATGGAGAAAGACCACAGGAAGTAATTAGAGGGTAATTCAATTATCAAAGCAACTAAGCAGTTCATCATGTCCACTTCTCCCGGGTGAGATGATTAGTCTCTCTTAATGTCCTAATGTCCTAAGGGCCTGAACAAGGTCCTTGCTCCCAGAAGGTGTGATGTGACCACTTCAGTGCTCTGTTTCAATAAGTATTTTCTTCTGGGACATATACACACAACTAGAAGGCTACTGAGAGAGTGTGTCCTTTGATGTATTTGGTCCATGCTAAACCTGGCTTCCCCCAAGCTACATGCAGATAGGGTCAGTAGGTTTTCCATAATcatgctgacagacagacagacagacaaaccaacaaacaaacaaacgatcCATCTAACAAAGCCAACCAAAAACATATATATGACATACATATTCATAAATAAGAAAAAGCTCTATAATatcttatacatttttatttattgagccATTTAACATATTAAAACGTTAATAAAATGGTGCAGTTGAATggaaagtaaaaacacaaagcaaagaCTTTAACTCCAACTGTTCAACTAaatctgtttaaatgttttacatatTAACAAACTCAGTGAttaaagttaataaatcaaatgtttatatgttgtaaTGTCACATGCTGCCTTACACGTAACAGTCTCCCTTGGGTGTTATCAAACAACATCCTTCATTAGCAAACAACAAGGAACATCATTATCAACCGGAGGTTTACTAATTGTCAAGGGATTAATTACAATGTGAGACagttaataataaatcatttcagAATATCTCAGGGGGGCTcattaataaaagtattttgaCAAAGTAATGAGGCATCTAGCTGATGTAACACAGTTACATAATGTCTTGGTATCCCTTGAGCTGAAAATATGGATATGACAAAAGTTGTGAAGAGAGATTTCCGTATTCCTGCTTTTGTGTGATattaatacaatttttaaaacaaaagtgatttttatctaaagaagaaaagagttGAGAGTTTGGTGTAATATTTCTTTCTCCAGCCAGGCCTTTCAATCAGTACTGTATGCCAAAATGTGGTTTAAATATTAGACTTGTTAGTCCACCATTAAAACAACAGTCAACTCTATCGTTGGATTtataaaatgtacattataaACTTAACAGGTTAAAgtgactttgtttttcttttaatcaacTGTCCCACAGTGTGGCAAGTGTgattacattaattaattaattaattaaaatgtttataccTGTGATTTAAAAGATTAAGGTTAAGTTGCAATGTtgaattaaacataaataacatttgGGCCATTAACCTTTTACCATTCCACCTGCCCGCCGAATGTTCAGAATGGAACGGTACTttgtagcaggctcacttttaggaatattcTGATATCATATGcaactagaagatctaatgaCTCTATAGGCAACATGTGCATCAAGATATCGTGTCAGCAAGTTGTCGAAATTACGCAGCCAAATTAggctattttttatgtttcatggtgattttcaaaggggtcatgtgacctctgacgtcatgctatctcaatgaaaatagtctcctctttacatacataccttatcacagcctcatgaaactttattaCTGCAAACTAGAGACCGAGAGCATTCAGAGGGTGTGCAGCTTTCCTtggtatattgacaatatgagggtttctcagcagaaatctacaaaatgagATGATGAAGTTTTTGAACCTtcatcacagcatggattcttctatgttgtttcAAAGGTCTTGGcaaattgatgtaatattctggagggtttttctgaccattttttgatatgaataaaattgcataattcaggaccaaatgtgtgtagcaaatggtatAAACCTCATtattgctgcaacaactcatGGGACATATCTGAATATAGAAATTGACTTCAAAGGGGCAAATATTAATGGTATGAACCCTTATACGCCCTTATACAATaggtttgaataaataaataattaatgaattaagtctcttttattagatatttttgaccagaacttGAACTTTTGAACTTGACACACATCTCAAATGAATCCTTatgttcacagctttcagatgatctCCACCACTTACATGTGGCATCTATTGTTGAcgtgctatctccccctaaacatccactgcccacaagcACCTTAAATGGTAACTGTGAAATAGACCACAAACTTCTggtaacattgtttttttataggTTAAGATCTAACTTTACCCAACTTTACTAAAGACTAAAAATTATTTTCTATCATTCCTTTAAATGAAAGAAGCTCATGTTGTGATTAACAACACTGGCCAtcataaaaatatgcaaatcgGCATTTTGTAACAGCAAAGTCgttcaactttaaaaaaaataaaaaaaaataaaaaattatatgttaaaaaaatatatctattaaTTCTCTCTTGTTTGAATACAGTAAAATCTGCTACAATGGCCTCCGGGAGGCTTCACGGTTGTGTGGAACGAGTTCCCAAATTCCATTAATAAAAAGGTGGCCGTGGCAGCATTAACATTAGCACAgtgttttctctccatctcgAAATGCTTTGCCAATATTATGTCCGAGTCATTAttagacaaacacaatcaaaTGTGTGCCAATATCTGCATATATCtcattgcttttattttcaaagtCGCCCTAGGATGCCCAGAGAAGCACATCCTACTGCTGCCATCTGTCAGGTCACAAAGCCTGCTACCTGGACAACAAACTTGTTTTCTCTTGGTTTTCTAATCTAATAGTGTAGCCCTAAATTAGCTGCAGCCATTCAAGTTTATGCAGCCAGCCAGGGCCTTAAATCAGTGTGTCATCTCAAAGTGTTTCACAGGTTCACAAGTTTGCAACAAGAGCCTCATGTTTTGATTTCAAGAAACGAAAAAAACTCTTTAAAgaacatgtgaaaaaaaaaatcctaaagaAATGTCACTTCATAATGACACCAGgatgattaaaatgaatgaatattaatCCTGCAGGTTACTAAAGGAGGCGCATGTATGTGCTCATGCTAAATATTTCTGCTTCCTGTAGCTTTAACTGTactttaacttatttatttggGCATTAAAATCCTTATTTTAAAGAAAGTCATTCATACATTATTTCTGGAGAACAAACTTAAGAGgatttattacaaaataaaattaccTTCAATACCAGCTTTGTGTCAATATTTTGTAGAGGTGTCGGTACTGGTATGGCTGACTTCATAGAATTActcatattatcatattatcacGCTTTGCAGAGCGAATCACAATCCCAGAGGCAAAAGGATGACGTAAACAAGTAATGGCTATGGTTCTGGgaacaataaataaagctgGATGAGCAGGGAAGTTCTCGCTGCTGATTCTCGCAGCACTACTTTGAAAGTGACATGCTGTGTAACTTTGACTGCTTTAGCTGCAATTTCCAATAATGAAATTTCAtcactgtttttcttcttattaATGTACAGTCAGTGGAGAGAAATGGAGAATGAATCTTTTGGGTTCAGCTATGAGTTAACCCTCGACACATTTGTTATTCCACCTGGAGGAAAGTATCCCATATTTTTTCTTGGTATTGTGATCtatttttttggtgtattttgtaACCTGACCCTGTTGACTTTGATCATTCTGAAGAGGAACCTTCACAAGCCTATGTATTTCATCCTGTTCAGTCTTCCCTTCAATGATCTAATAGGCATAACGGCAATGCTACCAAAAGTGCTTTCAGACATTGTCACAGAGACGAATAAGGTTTACTATCCTCTCTGTGTTTTACAAGCATTCTTGCTTCACATGTACGGTGGTGggcttttatttattcttgccGCAATGTCTTTTGATCGTTATGCTGCTATCTGCATGCCGTTACGCTACAGCTCTATTATGACCCCTAGAGTTGTTATTTGTATCATCGCTCTAGTCTGGGGTCTTGACTTTGTCTTGATTGTATCATTGTTCTCTTTACAGACAAGGCTTCCCAGGTGCAAATCTGTGATTATGAATGTGTTCTGTGATAACCCATCTCTACTGAAGCTCACATGTGGAAACACGGCAGTCAATAATATCATAGGATTATTTAACACAGCTGTCATGCAAGCTTTAAGTGTGTCTGTTCAGGCATTCTCCTATGTGAAGATACTGATCACATGTGTTGTTACAAGGAGGTCTGAAGTAAAGAACAAAGCTGTCAACACATGTGTTGCTCAGTTGCTGATATTGATCATATTTGAGATTGTGGGAACTTTCACAATTTTATCTCATAGGTTCAAAAATATCTCAGCTGACTTGCAAAAGATCATGGGTATGCTTATTTTTCTTATACCTCCGCTTCTGAATCCAATTGTATATGGGCTGTATACAAGTGAAATACGAAACACTCTTCTGAGAGTCCTAAAAAATAGAGTATCCGTCTAAAATGACACTGTGCCTTCTCTGGTAGTTTATAGTGTAAACAATGTCAACTATGCATGGAACTTAATGAAACACAACCTAAAATACCTTTCAACAGTTTTGTTCGTTGTGAgaacaatgcatttttaaaatgaaaatactgttTCTAGTGTGGCACAGGTTGTTTCACTCTGCTTTTAAGgtgtactgattttttttttaattgactcACAtacttgtttattatttaattgaaatatAGTTGTTCCACAATAAAAAAAGCAGTAGGTAAAAAGgtcagaaacatattttgctCAGTCAATATTACCGAGTCAAGTTTTAAGTGCTGGGGTTTGCATTAAATAAAGATACGATGAAACTGGGTAAAACTATATGCAGCTTAAtgcaaacataaaaatgtgttacttgACTTTGTTACAagtttggaaaaacaaaaatgtgtttttttcatgtgtgttccTATTGGTGTGTATAGTGCTTTGTGTTATTTAAACGGTGTATAATTCTAAATGGAGATATCAGTCTCATACTGTATAGTCTAACACATAATACTTCATACACCACATTTACTAAAAGTCTTGTGTACACCTGTCTGATATATTTACcctgtttttttacttgttctTATTCTGTTCATATTTgatagtatgtatatatattgtttgcTACAAACAAAGTGTTCATATTTCTATTGACATATCATGAAACCTCTATGTTGTTCGGGAAATGTAGCCTAGAATATGTACTGCTGATTGCTGtgtgttttaataaaatccaaatatttatattttttatgttgtttttttaatggaaaaacaccacaatgaacaaaacaaaatgtatttaatattgttAGTATCCCATATTAAACTCAATTAGATGAAGCTGGACACATACActcaataaatattatatatatacaaagtAAGAGTTGGGGGTaaaagggagaaagaaaaatagaagAGGGTGCAGTGCAATTCTACCACACATTTTGACATTGATTTTTGCTTGTATTTCTGCCTTCTTACAAAACCTTTTATAGcagttaaatagttaaatataaTAGAAATAGCCCAGGCACATCATGTTTTGGACGGTGTGGTAATTTGTTCTTAGAAGACTGTCATTACTAGTTAATCGTCTTTTACTCATTCTTGTACAAACAGTACTTTTGAACATGATGCACAGAATTAAACATAGTAAAACCTCTCTGTTGTTTGGGAAATGTTGCCTTTCCCTACTAATAACAGCCTCCCTTTTGACTGACGCAGCAGAGGAGATGTTtaataagacaaaagaaaagacaaacacTGACTCACAGAAGAAGAGCCTGAGAATGCACTCTGGCTCACACAGAGGAGCATTCATAGCAGATGTCCATAGGAATGTGACACATATGACCCGAGACCcctaaaatgtgattttggtaCATGTAAGTTTCTGTTCAGGTCCAATAGTATTCTTACACATACATATTGAGGTAAAGAATTTCCATACATTGTTATTTCTAATCTTAAAAAATCCAGCGGTGGTTAAAAACTTCCCCGGAAGGGAGAATCTTCAGATTTGGGTGGCATTACACAGTGACTACATCTCATCATATAATCTGAAGTCTGGAATGTTTTAAGAactgtcatttatttgtttatttcaaaaTACTAACCTAAACAATACAAGATGTACAGTACATTATGAGTAAACAGCCTAaggatttaatttattcatcaaatttcaaataaaagaaatagacttttattattattactattatcattatttgtataatgtataaaataGTTACACAATAAATTGTGGTAGGAGTAAATATGCTTGTCTCATtcttaggtttaggtttatttatttgcacagttagaatgacttaaaatgacaaagataacaaatagtgtaaagtgcagggagaggcagaaaacccagatgggcctatttaaagcctccacctgaaatttcatagttataagaaagtaataacaaattgataatagaaaaaaacatatgtataacatcaacaacaagttataatgacaataacaaaaataacaatgtaaagacaaaaacatgaacatgatataaaagtgtaatttgtgtttgaattttaaaacagcagttaaatgggcttttagacatcCTTTCAatcattttacagagatggaggtctttgccagatgggaaaaggtattccataatttagTCCCTAAATATGACAATGatttgacctctgcatgtaacAAATCTTGGAGGATAAAGATTTAAATATTGACAAGTTGGTTAAGTGTGAACctgagaattacatttaaaataagtcttaaagtgctctgGAAAGTTTCATGATCTGAACATACCTtataaataaagacacatatttgagagacattgatgtcatgaacagtaagtatctgaagtttctgttgttgttctgCACACTGGGCTTTTTTGAATTCACGCTGCATGATCAATATGTTTCTCTCACGATGTCAGTTTGGTCACAACAACTGACGTACTGAGCTCTCTAACCTCATTGGTCATCTTCCTCAGGTTCATCTACATAAAAGAGAGAAGTCTTTTTCATTGCTCTTTGTGCAGTGTGGGTGAGAACAGGATATTATGCTGCAACAGGTATCAAACCATAGGTACATTTGACTCAATACATAGCATTTCATTCAGAACCACTTCTTAAAACCATTTATTTCAGGTGAAGATCCTCCATCAGTTGTTGTGAGTATTGAGGGAAAAAAATTTCAGCAGGGGAGGCAACAACATAGTAAAGACTGTGTAACTATGTCTATAAATGCATCTTCAAGGGAATTACTAACGCTGGTACCACTGGGCTTATCTGCAACAGATATTTATCCAGCATTTATATTCGGCACACTTACCTATCTAATTATTATCTTTTGCAACTTGTTGGTATTAACAACTATTGCTGTGAGTAAAAAGC
This is a stretch of genomic DNA from Centropristis striata isolate RG_2023a ecotype Rhode Island chromosome 4, C.striata_1.0, whole genome shotgun sequence. It encodes these proteins:
- the LOC131969979 gene encoding olfactory receptor 52N4-like — protein: MESNMTSDILTIQGFDISPQFTYPIFFLLLFVYFTLLFSNIGVLVLIITEKSLHQPMYILFCNLSINDLIGNTVLLPRLMAHIISTERFITYNQCVAQAFHSHTFGSASHMILIIMAIDRYVAICHPLRYSSIMTTKTVIGLSASAWGVSLVLVSVLIGLTVRLSRCRSFIQNAYCDNASLFKLSCEDVSINNIYGLFFTVLLFGCSMGGIAVTYFRIALICWLKKNKELKSRALQTCASHLVLYLIMLWSGFLTIILHRFPNYPDLRKIAYILFHVVPANLNPIIYGMQTRSLRDKIIQILQRKVTPNE
- the LOC131970433 gene encoding olfactory receptor 52B2-like produces the protein MENESFGFSYELTLDTFVIPPGGKYPIFFLGIVIYFFGVFCNLTLLTLIILKRNLHKPMYFILFSLPFNDLIGITAMLPKVLSDIVTETNKVYYPLCVLQAFLLHMYGGGLLFILAAMSFDRYAAICMPLRYSSIMTPRVVICIIALVWGLDFVLIVSLFSLQTRLPRCKSVIMNVFCDNPSLLKLTCGNTAVNNIIGLFNTAVMQALSVSVQAFSYVKILITCVVTRRSEVKNKAVNTCVAQLLILIIFEIVGTFTILSHRFKNISADLQKIMGMLIFLIPPLLNPIVYGLYTSEIRNTLLRVLKNRVSV